The DNA region GCCCGTGCGGTGCCTGCCGGCGTGTTGGAGCGGCTCGTACCGATCCAGGTTCGCATGCTGGACAACGTGATCGACATCAACAATATCGAAGTGCTGCAAGCTCAATATACGAACAGCCAGTACCGCGCTGTCGGACTCGGCACCTTCGGTCTGCATCATCTGCTGGCCCTCGAAGGCATCCGCTGGGAATCCGACGAAGCGGTTGAATACAATGATAATCTGTACGAACACATCAATTACCTGCTCGTGAAATCCAGCATGGAGCTGGCCAAGGAAAAAGGCCACTATCCGAAATTCAAAGGCTCTGCCTGGGAAAGCGGCGAATACTTCACGTTCCGCGGTTACACGGACGGCGAGCATGAAGGCAAATTCGTAACGACCGAGCAGTGGCGCGAGCTGCAAAAGGAAGTTCAAGAGCACGGCGTCCGCAACGCCTGGATGTTCGCGATCGCGCCGAACGGCTCCACGTCGATCATTGCCGGTTCTACGGCAAGCATCGACCCACTGTATGAGCTGCTGTCTTATGAAGAGAAGACGACGTATAAAGTGGCCAACCCGGCTCCGGATCTGTCTGAGAAAACCATCTGGTATTACAAAACAGCCTTCCTGATCGACCAGCATTGGTCCATCAAAATGGCGGCTGCCCGTCAGCGCCATGTGGACCAAGCACAAAGCTTCAACCTGTATGTTCGTCCTGACATTCGTGCATCGGAGTTCCTGGACCTGCACCTGCATGCCTGGAAAGCCGGCATCAAGACGACGTACTATGTGCGCAGCCGTGCGCTGACGATCGAAGAATGCGAGAGCTGTGCAAGTTAATTTCGAACCCACCCAAACCCTCCCTTCCAAGGGAGGGCCCCAAGGGCTCTGCCCTCTGGACACCCGCAAGGTTGTGGAATGATCGGGTAAGGCGCTTCTTTCAGGTACTTTGGTGCTAGGAGCGCTTTCTCCCTGCGGGAACGCTGGAATGTTGGCGCAGGGACGAATGATTTCATGCGTGCTTTGATGGTGCGACTTTCTGCGGGGATCGCTCTCCCTTTGGGATTCGCTGCTCATGCGGCGCGAACACAATGAGCGGCTGCGTGTGTGTTTAGTGCAACTTCCTGCAAGGATCGCTCTCCCTTCGGGATTCGCTGCTCATGCGGCGCGAACATAATGAGCGGCTGCGTGCATGTTTGGTGCAACTTCCTGCAAGGATCGCTCTCCCTTTGGGATTCGCTGCTCATGCGGCGCAAACACAATGAGCGGGCTGCTTCCGTGTTTGGTGCAACTTCCTGCAAGGATCGCTCTCCCTTTGGGATTCGCTGCTCATGCGGCGCGAACATAATGAGCGGCTGCGTGCATGTTTGGCGCAGCTTCCTGCAAGGATCGCTCTCCCTTCGGGATTCGCTGCTCATGCGGCGCGAACATAATGAGCGGCTGCGTGCATGTTTGGCGCAACTTCCTGCAAGGATCGCTCTCCCTTTGGGATTCGCTGCTCATGCGGCGCGAACATAATGAGCGGCTGCGTGCATGTTTGGCGCAACTTCCTGCAAGGATCGCTCTCCCTTTGGGATTCGCTGCTCATGCGGCGCGAACATAATGAGCGGCTGCGTGCATGTTTGGCGCAACTTCCTGCAAGGATCGCTCTCCCTTTGGGATTCGCTGCTCATGCGGCGCAAACACGTTGAGTGACGGTGTGCATATATTTGGGAGCGAAGCGAACATCCGTTGAGTAAGCTACAAAAAAAGACTACAAGGGTAAGGGTATCCAATCGGAGGAGTTTACGTCCGCCTTTGGGAGCCCTTTGCACCCTTCCAATACATTCAGGCAAAGGGCGGACAACAGCGGCCGGAGAGTGGATACCCGTCCTGCTGATACCCGTCCTGCTGATACCCGTCCTGCTGATACCCGTCCTACTATTAATGTAAGGAGAGAATGGTTATGCAAATGCAAAAAATATTCAATACCGAAGCACCTAACCGCTCCACACGGATCATTGAAGGCGAATGCTCGGGGATCCTCAACTGGAACGACATTCGGATGCCTCATATGTATAAGCTGTACAAGGTACTGCTCCTGAACCACTGGATCGCGGACGAAATCCCGATGTCCAAGGATGCGCAGCAATTCCCGCACCTTGATCCGGAGGAGCAGCGCACGTTCAAGATCAACATCTCCCTGCTGGCCGTCCTGGACTCCATGCAGACGATGTTTGTCGGCGACGTGAAGCGCTACTTCACCGACTCCTCGCTTGAGGCCATCTCAGCCATTATCGGGCAGCAGGAAGTCGTTCATAACCAATCCTACTCCTATGTGCTCTCGTCGATCGTTACGGAGCAGGAGCAAAAGGAAATCTTCGAATATTGGAAGCATGACCCGGTTCTGCTGGAGCGCAATCAGTTCATTTCGAACATTTACCAGAGCTTCCGGGACAATCCGTCGCCGCAATCCTTCTTTGAAGCGATGGTCGCCGACCTCATTCTCGAGGGCATTTTCTTCTACAGCACGTTCGCCTTCTTCTACAACCTGGCCCGTGACCAGAAGATGATGGCAACGAGCCAAATGATCTCCTATATTCAGCGTGACGAGAACCAGCACTGCTACTTCTTCGCCGAAGTGTTCAAACAGCTGCTGAAGGACTTTCCTGAGCTGAACACGAAGGAGAACATCGACTACGTGTACCGCACGATCGATCGCGCGGTCGAGCTGGAGACGAACTGGGCGCATTACACGCTGAGCAATGTGCGCGGCATCGATCTGAACGAATTGTCCGATTACATCAAATACATCGCCAACCGCCGCATCACCATGATGGGGCTGGAGAAGGCGTACGAAGGCGTGGACGTGAACTGCATGCCATGGATCAAGCCGTTCTCGGACGAAGCGCTGAACGCGACGAAGACCGACTTCTTCGAAGCGAAGTCCCGCAACTATGGAAAAGTCGGCGACGACAACGGGTTTGACGATCTGTAAGCTGCACCCGCCGGTGAGCCCGGATTGCCAAGAATCCTATCGCTCATAAACAAAACCTCCGCCATCCCTGCAAAGGGATGGACGGAGGTTTTTTTACACGGATGAATGACAGGGTGGACGATGAATTTCATTGAATGAACATGATAGATGACATGATGATTTTACTTGGGCGGATGAATATGATGAATTTATTTGGACGGATTACATGAAAGATTTCGCGAATGGATTACACGGATGAATTACCATGGATGCAAAGAATTGCCTGACGCGATTCCCTCCCCCGCCTTCTTATCCGGCAGCCGCCCATACCTCGATCTCGACCTTCAGCGTCGGCATCGCAAGCGCCGGCACATAAGCCATCGTCATCGCCGGCGGCCGACCGCCATGGAACTTTGCCCACACCTCATGGAAATGGCTCCAATCGACCTCTTCCACCGCCCAAATATTGATTTTGACGATATGGTCCGCCGTAAGCGACTCGGCTTCCAGCAACCGCTGAATATTCGCAAGCGTATGCTCCACCTGCTGCTTCATGTCATCCGGCAGCTTCCCTTCCGCATCGGTTCCGACTTGGCCGGAGAAAACCAGCAGCTCGGCACCCTGCGGAACCTTGGTGACATGGGTGTACGGACCGAGCGGCGGCACAATGACGGGCGGATTGTAACGTTCAATTCGGGAGCTCTTCTCCTCATCGGCTTCATTAAGGATCGCCAGCGTTTGATGGTCCTCCCACCGTCCGTTGATGTTGACGTTTTTTCGGGCAATGCCTTCCTTATGGAACCCGGCCTTCAGCAGCACTTTCATCGAACCGAGATTATGCGGCATGACCCCCGCCTCGATCCGGTGGAACCGCAGCTCCTCGAAGGCATGGCGGACGACCAGCCGGACGGCTTCCGTCATGTACCCCTGCCCATTGAATGACTTATCCAGGAAATAGCCGATCCAGCAGCTTTGCAAATTTCCACGGACCGGCTCGGTCAGCATGACTTCACCGATGATCTTCCCGATGTTCCGCAATACGATAACATACAAATAGCCTTGATCCGCTTCGCGATCGTCCATCGCCTTCCGGATTCGTTCGAGCTGTCCCTCCTTGGTGAAAAAATGCTCGTCCCGCTTGCCCGTAAACCGCTGAAAAAAATCCCGGTTCTCCTTCTCCAGCTTCAGCAAAGCCTCGGCATCCGAAAGCTCCACCGGCTTCACAACAATACGTTCCCCTTGCAGCTGCATGCAAACCTCTCCTTTTTCGATAGGATGATATGGCCGCATCTCCTATGCGGCACAACAAAAAAAACACCACAGGTTATACCTGTGGCGTACGCTGCCGATCCATGCACCACAGGTAAGCGACCTGTGGCGTTTATTCCACTGTATCCTTACATGATCATGAGGCCGATCGCAGGATAACGGGTCGCGTTCAGTTTCCAATTATGGACACACTTCTCCCGTGATTGGCCAAAATCAAAGAAAACAGCGGTGGAGTATCCGATGCCGGGGGACAATGAAACAAGCGATCTCTTCTTCATCCGAATACTCCTCCTCTTCGTTAACTAATGGTCTTTCTGACCTGCCGTACGTTCTTCATCTCCCATAGAATACATCATTTCAGAATGGTTGGCAAATCACCGCCGCATCCGCTCCCCTCCCGATTCTACCCTGACCCAAGCTCTCGGGGCCGTGGGTTTTATGTCAGCAGGAATATTTTATTACAACAATAATATAATAAAAATCAATATTAATTTATTGATAAACGATAAAAATCATGTTATTATGATGAACAATAAATAAGCGAGGTGCATGTAGGTTATGAAACAAGGAACAACACTCTTTTTAAGAATCGCGGTTATTCTGATTGGACTACCGGTTCTTGCTTTGTGCATATTTGCGGTGCCTAATATCGGGAGTTTTGCGGCTGAATTGTATCCGGATCATGCTTATCTAAAATATCTCGTTTCCATCGATTTGTATGCATCGGCGATTCCGTTTTACTTTGCCCTGTATCAGGCATTTAAGCTGCTAAACTACATCGATCAGAATAAAGCCTTCTCCGAATTATCCGTGCAGGCCTTAAAGAGTATAAGAAACTGTGCCGTTGCGATCTGCATTTTGTATGCGGCCGGCATGCCGCTCTTCTATCTCATGGCGGAGAAAGACGATGCACCGGGGATCATCGTGCTCGGGATGGTCATTATTTTCGCTTCAGCCGTGATCGCCGTCTTTGCCGCGGTTCTCCAAAGGCTTTTACAAGAAGCGATCAATATCAAATCCGAAAATGATTTAACGGTCTGAGGTGAAAACAATGGCAATTATAATCAACATTGATGTGATGCTGGCCAAACGGAAAATGAGCGTAACCGAGCTGTCGGAGAGGGTTGGAATCACCATGGCCAATCTGTCGATATTGAAGAATGGAAAGGCCAAGGCGATTCGCTTCTCAACGTTGGAGGCCATTTGCAAGGCTTTGGACTGTCAGCCCGGAGACATTTTAGAATACCGCGATGAGGACGCCCAGGATTAAACGGGATTCATACATCAGGGAGTTAGTTCAATGAATCCATTCAAGAAGGGGAGCTTGCTCATGGACCATTCAAAAATGGAGGCGCGAATCATGAGGGCACTACGGCAGCTCGTTCGCTTTGGTTGGGAGCAGGCCTTATCGTGCTTGTTTCCGGTCGTTATTTTTGCCTCATTAGCCTTCACGAAATTCGTGCCGCTTCCCTTCCTACCGCGTTATGACTGGCTGCTCGTCATCTGCCTGCTGATGCAGTGGTGGATGGTGCGTTCCGGGCTTGAGACACGGGATGAGCTCAAAGTGATCACGTTGTTCCACCTGATCGGACTCGCTCTTGAGATCTTCAAGGTTCGCATGGGCTCCTGGTCATATCCGGAGGAGGGGTATTTTAAAATCTTTGGCGTGCCTCTGTACAGCGGATTCATGTACGCAAGCGTAGCAAGTTATCTTTGCCAGGCATGGAGGCGGCTAAAGGTTGAGCTGGTGAAATGGCCTCCATTCTGGCTCGTCGTATCGCTGGCAGCCGCGATATATTTGAATTTCTTTACACACCATTATTGGATCGACGTTCGATGGTGGTTATCCGGACTCGTCATTCTCGTCTTTTGGCCGTCCTGGGTCACCTACGAGGTAAACGGGACTCGTTATCGGATGCCCCTTGCCCTTTCTTTTGTACTGATCGGATTTTTTATATGGATTGCCGAAAATATCGCAACATTCTTTGGCGCATGGAAATATCCGAACCAGGCCGAAGCATGGAGCCTCGTTCATCTGGGAAAGGTGAGCTCATGGCTCTTACTAGTGATTGTCAGCTTTCTGATCGTGGCAACATTAAAGCTGGTCAAGGGAAATGGGAAGCAGGCCAACCGAAAAGAAGCTGGCCACTGGCATAACGGTTAGCGACCCTGTTAATGATAAAAAGTCGAATCCTTACATGGTAAGGTTCGACTTTTTTTCGTGCAGCGTTCTGCTGGAATTACAGCTTTTCATGAATACGATAACGCTATTCCTCATCGTCCGCAAACAATTCCCGCAGCATTGCTCCCCGGTTGTTTACGAATTCCTTCGTGATCATATAATGGTCCGTCTCCTCCAGGCTGGACTCCTCTACGCCCTCAGGGGTCAGCTTATAGATGACCGAGTCCGGATAAGCCATGACAATCGGGGAGTGCGTCGAAATAATGAACTGCGAATCCTCCTGAACCAGATCATGAATTCTCCGAAGCAGCGCCATTTGGCGAAACGGAGAAAGCGCCGCTTCCGGCTCGTCCATAATGTACAGCCCGCTGCCGCGGAACCGGTGCAGAAAGGTGGCAAAGAAGGATTCCCCGTGCGACTGCGCATGCAAGGATTTCCCCCCGTAGGAATCATACAGCCCGGGAATCTCCCGCTCGAGAGCGTCGACCTCGGACGCAACGTTGTAGTAGCTCTCCGCGCGGAAGAAGAAGCCGTCCCTCGGTTTGCGGACGCCCCGGACCGTTCGAATGTATTCGTACAGCCTGGAATGGGTCTCCTCGGTGGCGAACGAGAAGTTCATGGTTCCCCCTTCCGGATTGAAGCCGAGTGCGGCAGCAATCGCCTCCAGCAGCGTCGATTTGCCCATTCCGTTCTCTCCAACGATGTAGGTGACCTTCGGATGGAACGTCAAGCCGTCCATCGCGGCGACGGCCGGCAGATTGAAAGGATATTCCCGAAATGAAGGTATCCGTTCTCTCATAAGCACAACGCTTCGTAAATAAGCCAGCATGGCAGAGCTCTCCAAGGGCCTTCCCTCCTTGCCTCCTAAGGTTAGTATAAAATGAACGTTTCGACGGGTTACACGATCGTAGGGCATGCACTCCGTCTCCCTATACAACAAGCGCGCATGGCGGCTTCATGAAGATAGCCTGCCATGCGCGCAGCATGAGCTTCGTGATGAACGAAAAGCCGATCCTTTGCTTTGCAAAAAGGGGAGCGCTCTATTCCTGCACGATGAATTGGTACAGCTCGTCCACCTTGTCATCGGTAAGGTCACCGCTGTTGTCGAACACTTTGATCGACGTCTGCGGAATGTCCCAATTCACTTCCGGTACGAAATCCACCCGTTTCTTGAAGTCATCCCAATGGTCCAGCTTCCACTGGTCCCGCTCCGTTTGGCGATCGATAATCCGCTCCTTCTGCAGATCCATATCCTTTAACGTCACGACGATCACCTTCACGTCCACATCGCTCTTCGTCAGACCGGCGGCCGTAATGACCTCCTCGATCCACTCGCGGTTCTTGAGCTCGGCGGTGAATGGCGAAATCATGAATACGTTCTGCCCCGCATTCAAATTCTCGATGCAAATATCCTTCGTTGTATCATATTCGAGGTCGCGCAGATTTTCCTTGTAGAAGGAAGAGTCCCGGTCATTCGGATCCAGTCCGTTGCTCTCCAGGAATTTTTCAACAAAACGGCCGCCTACCGTATCGCGGTCAAGAAAAGCAGCCGGTATACGCACGGCAAGCCTCTTGGCAACGGTCGTTTTCCCCGTCCCTGCGACTCCGACAAAAAACACTAGCTTCTGCAAATGGTATCCCTCCACGGTTTGATGTATATAGGTTCAAAATATCCTTGTTCCCTCGATCAAGCGGCCAGCAGCGGCAAGCGGTTAACCGCGCTCTGTCCGGTAGTGAGTCTCCTCGATTAACTCCTCTATCGCTTGGGCCAGACGCTCTTGAAGCACCTCCGCCACATCAAAGCCGCCATCCTCCGTGCGAGCCACCTGGGCGTCCACGGCATACACGCCGCCGAGAATATGGCGGGCTCCGATTGAGGAGAGCACGGGCTTCAGCGAATAATCAATCGCCAGCAAATGTGCCAATGAACCACCGATAAAGAGCGGAAGCACGATCTTCCCGGCCAGGCCCTTCTGCGGAATCAAATCCAGAAACGTCTTGAGTACCCCCGTATAGGAGGCCTTATACACCGGACTCGCCACAATGACGGCATCGGCCTCCGCGACGAGGCCGTTCGCTTTGACGATATGCTCGCTCTCGAATTTGGTATGGATCAGATCCTCCGGCGGAAGAGAAGCAACATCAATCCGGCTCACTTCGAAATTCGCAGCAGTCAGCGCCTGCTCGGCATATTCCATAATCGCATTCAAGCGAGAGCCCGCTGTCGGGCTCCCGTTAATGATGACAGCTTTCGCCATTTTTCTCACCTCGGTTAATTTCATCATGTTTCCGTCATCCCCTCCAGGACGACCTCGCTATTGTCCCCCTTCAGGGAACGATCGGACAGTATGTATGCTCCATTTCCATATACCAAGGCTCTACCTAAACGCACCCGTAAAGTCTTCGTTCATCCATAATGGCCGTCAGCCCTCCCGGAACGTTACGGAATGTCAAATCAGAGCAAATTAGTCAGAATTATTATCATCGTATCAATGTGTCTGCGCGTTTGTCAATGGATGCCTACGGACATATAATGCTCTGCAGGCAGTGCATGAACAGGGACGATTCGTCAGCCGGTAAAAGTGGTTTCTTTCTCTGCTGTTTTTGCTGTTTTTGGTGTTTTTGCTGCTTGTGTATTCTCTGTGTTCTCTGCGTTCTGGGCAAGCAGCGGAGAATACATCATGAGCGCATGATTTTCCGTAATCCATTCGTCGTCAAGCAGCTCGCCATCCCGGCTGAACACCTTCCGGCCGATCACGTTATGCCGCGCATATCCGCCCCACGCCTCCTGGGTGATGCGGTGCTCCCGCTCATACACCTGATAGCGGTAGAGCGGCTGAGCCGTACAGCGCCACTCCCCGATCAGCTCCTCGTCCGAAACATATACCGACAGCTGATAGGTATCTTCCGTCGGATTATAAATCTGAAGATCCAAATAATTGTAAGCACAGGTCGCTCCGCTGCCAAACGGCTGGGTGCGCCCCGAATCCGGGAACACGTCGTAGCTGTGACGGTGACGCTCTGTCACCTGAAGCGGGGTATGCAGCGTCATCCAGCATATCAAATTCGAGAGCTGGCACAGCCCTCCTCCGACGCCTGCTCTAAAGCCGCCATAGAAGAGCACCATGCCATCCACATAACCCTTGCGCCGGGTAGGTCGGCCGATCGTTCTCCAATAGGACAAGGTCTCACCCGGACGGAGGAGAAGACCGTCCAGACGGCGAACCGCAAGGCGCAGATTGATCACTTTATTATGCTGGTACCACATATCGACATCCTTCAGCCTTCGCATCAGCGGCGTCCGATGCTCGAAGACGGGATAGTGAAGCGGCTTGGAAGACCGTATCCGTGCCATGCCTTTTTCGCCTTGCTTCAGCCATCCCCAATAGCGCCGCCAGGTAAAATACTGCCTCCCCGCCCAAAGCCTCAGTTTAGAGCGTTTTACCGGTTTCAAGACATTCTATCCTCCCTTGCGCTTCATTCCCGTTAATCCCAACACTTTCCATCCATTTGGAAACAGTTTAACACACGATTTGCAGGATGTTGTGAATATCTTGTAATGAAGCCGCACCCCCAACTGGGCGAATGCATAGAGATAAAACATCAACGTGGATGCAATGTCATCTATGCCCGAGGAGGATTGTCATGAATGCTGAGCAGCCCATCCCTTATATCGGCTTCAAAACGGTATGCAAGGAACAGCCCATTGCGTTCCCGCCGCAGCACCAGCCCGTTCAGCCCGGTCTTGAAAGCTTGATGAAGCCGATCCCCATAACGGAAGACCCGGCATATCGCGGCAGCGGCAAGCTGGAGGGTAAAGTCGCCATCGTGACCGGCGGAGACAGCGGAATCGGCAAGGCGGCAGCGATTGCTTTTGCCAAGGAAGGCGCCGATCTGGTCATCCCCTACTTATATGAGACATCGGATGCGGAAGTCACCAAAGCCCGAATCGAACAGCTCGGGCAGCGATGCATCCTGATAAAAATCGACTTGCGCTACAAAAAAAATTGCGAGGCCGTCGTCCGGCAAACCCTTGCCGAGTTCGGCAGGCTGGACGTGCTCGTCAACAATCATGCCGTCCAATACGTGCAGCGCAGCATTTTGGACATTACGGAGGAGCAGTTGTACCAGACCTACCAGACCAATATTTTCCCGTTCTTCTTCATGATCCAGGCCGCTCTGCCGCATCTGAAAGCCGGCGCCTCCATCATTAATACGGCATCCATAACCGCCTACGAGGGCTTCAAGGAGCTGATCGATTATTCCTCCACTAAAGGGGCTATCGTCTCGCTTACCCGGTCACTGGCCCTCTCGCTGGTTGATCAAGGCATACGTGTCAACACCGTTGCGCCCGGCTCGGTCTGGACACCGCTCATTCCCTCCAGCTTCCCGGCCGAGGAAGTCGCCGTATTCGGCACCGATTCACCCATGAAGCGGGCGGCACAGCCCTATGAGCTTGCTCCGGCCTACGTATATCTGGCCTCCTCCATCGATTCATCGTTTGTGACCGGTCAAGCAATCCATGTAAACGGAGGTCAGATGGTGACCAGCTAAAGCCGGGACCGCTGACCTTGAGAAGCTCCATAGCTTCAAAACTTTGTCATCATATACAGAGGATGTGTCGGTAATGAACAATGGAAATGCCAAATGGTCCAGTGGACGGTTGGACGTTGGATTCTACGCATTAAACAAGCTGGCCAGCGCCGGCGTTGTACTGCTGCTGCTCACGGTAATCGGCCGGGTGTGGCCCTCCGGGATGGAGAAGCCGGCCGAGCTGCTCGGTCTTTCCATGGAGCAGAAGGAGTGGGTCTACGGCTATGCGCTGATTGCTTCGCTGGTTGCCGATGCGCTGCTGTCCTTTCTGCCCAAGCTCGCCAAAAGCCTGCAAATTGGGCTGTATGCGGCGGTCGGATTTGGCTTCTTCGCCTTGTTCAATGGCGGAAGCCCGGACCAGCTGTGGATCCGGGCTTCCTTGGGAGCTGTGACGCTGCTGCTGTTTCTATGGGGGAAGTATGCCTTCCCTGCCGATTCTTTGATCACGCCGATCTTTGCGATTGCCGTACCGCTCCTGTGCTGGGCAATCTAGCGCCCGTGCCGTCAGAAGCGTACGTTCCGGTACATGCGGTTAGGCAGGGTGAACGTAAATCTGTTGCATGTAAACATGTAACGCCAGTAAGACTATCCGCAACCGAAAAAACGCTGCCGCTGAACCGGGCGTGCTCAACCAGTATGCATGTTCCGCCAGCAGCATGCCTGCTACCAAACGCCCGGTGCCGCTGGACTGGGAGTACATCCACCTGTATGCATGTACCACCAGTAGCATGCCTGCCACCTAAAAGTCCGGTGCCTCTTAACAAGGCGTACGTCCAACAGTATACACGTACCGCCAACAGCATACCTGCCTCCAAAAAAGTCCGGTGCTACTAGACAGAGCGTACGCCCAACAGTATGCACGTTACACCAGTTGGATGCCCGCCACCTAAAAGCCAGGTGCTGCTAGACCAGGCGTACGTCCAACAGTATGCATGTTCCGCCTGTATGGCCGCTAGTCAGTCAAGCTTTTAGAGGGCATCGATGACGTCGCCGGCAAGAACGGAAGCCGGGTGCCCTCGGCGCCTGGCCGCCTCTTCCCCGGCCCGCCCGTGCAGCCACACGCCGAGCGCTGCCGCACCGGGACCGGAATATCCTTGCGCCAGCAAGCCGGCGATGATGCCGGTCAGCACGTCCCCGGTGCCGCCGGTCGCCATGCCGGAGGTGCCGGTTGTGTTAATGTAGGCGCTGCCGTCCGGCGAGGCGACAATGGTTCGCGCGCCCTTGAGGACGAGCGTAACGCCGTGCCGGACCGCATATGCGGTAGCGGCACTGATCCGGTCCCGCTGCACCTCGGCCGTAGAGATGCCGAGCAGCCTGGACATCTCCCCGGGATGCGGCGTGAGCACCGTTGCCGCCGGGCGAACCTTCCAGGCATCGACGCCATCTGCCGATGACAGCATATTCAGGGCATCGGCGTCCACGACCATCGGGCCGTCCCAGCCTTCCCACAGCCGCCGAAGCCATCCGGAGTCACCCTCGAAGCGGCCAAGCCCGGGACCTACTGCAAGCACGTCCCGCGTCTTGGCCAGCTCCAGCACCCGCTCGGCGGAGGCTTCGTCCCAATAGCCTCCGCTTTCCTCGTCAGTAGCGGGGGCAAGCATGACCTCCGGAGCCGCACCGCTCAGCGGCAGCACCAGGCTTGCAGGCAGGGCCCAGGTCACGAGGCCGCAGCCGGCGCGCAGGGCAGCCCGGGTAGCGAGCAGGCCTGCACCGCTCATTGTGCGGCTCCCACCTACGGTAAGCACATGCCCGTAGATGCCCTTATGCCCTTCCGGAGAGCGGGGACGGGCAACATCGGCATCAAGCACCGTCCGCAGAACATGCGGCGTCAGCAGGTAGGTGCCGATGCCAAGCTCCCGGCAGAGGGAAGCGGGAATGCCGATGGAGCGCACGACCACACGGCCTGCGGCCCCGGCGCCGGGATACTGGGCCAGTCCCCGCTTCAGAAAGGCGAGGCACACCGTGACCTCTGCCGAGATGCACGGCTCGTGCAGCGCGCCGGTGTCGGCGTCCAGGCCGCTCGGGATATCCGCGGCCACGATCGGCAGGCCGCTCGCATTGGCGGCCCG from Paenibacillus ihbetae includes:
- a CDS encoding NAD(P)H-hydrate dehydratase, with the protein product MYVVSSEQMRELDRHTIEKIGIPAVALMENAGRVIAEEVLKLCFQKKAGSGWMAEASHGPAASDAALQYGAADGAVRRGVCPPAGAFEAGAAPLRGLGPACPPPVAGDELLPAEAAGQEHWLILAGKGNNGGDGAAAARYLRDAGMRVTLLYAAEPSTLAGEAALQRDAAASLGIPALVHGRDAVDFRAFTGIVDALLGTGSAGAPRGAYADLIRAANASGLPIVAADIPSGLDADTGALHEPCISAEVTVCLAFLKRGLAQYPGAGAAGRVVVRSIGIPASLCRELGIGTYLLTPHVLRTVLDADVARPRSPEGHKGIYGHVLTVGGSRTMSGAGLLATRAALRAGCGLVTWALPASLVLPLSGAAPEVMLAPATDEESGGYWDEASAERVLELAKTRDVLAVGPGLGRFEGDSGWLRRLWEGWDGPMVVDADALNMLSSADGVDAWKVRPAATVLTPHPGEMSRLLGISTAEVQRDRISAATAYAVRHGVTLVLKGARTIVASPDGSAYINTTGTSGMATGGTGDVLTGIIAGLLAQGYSGPGAAALGVWLHGRAGEEAARRRGHPASVLAGDVIDAL